Proteins found in one Streptococcus criceti HS-6 genomic segment:
- a CDS encoding aldo/keto reductase, producing the protein MHNALLLQPKLGIGTWFLGEKASAEKEELAALQYALDRGVTIIDTAEMYGNGKAERLVGKAIQPFNRDKLYLISKVLPSNANKKRMEASLDASLKALQSDYLDLYLYHWRGGTPLSETVSELERLKSKGKIKAWGVSNFDLEDIEELLALPTGSHCQANEVLYHLGSRGIEYCLKPFQDQHHIPTIAYCPLAQAGSLQRKLLHNKSLADIAQALNINIYQLLLAFTLAQPNMISIPRTGQVTHMKELIAAQDVKLTPDIMEQLNKLFPAPQHRVPLDIE; encoded by the coding sequence ATGCATAATGCCTTATTACTACAACCTAAATTAGGAATCGGGACCTGGTTCTTAGGAGAAAAAGCATCTGCTGAAAAAGAAGAACTAGCCGCCTTACAGTATGCTTTGGATAGAGGGGTAACCATTATTGATACAGCAGAAATGTACGGTAATGGTAAAGCCGAGAGGTTGGTCGGTAAGGCCATTCAGCCTTTCAATCGCGATAAGCTCTACCTTATTTCCAAAGTTCTTCCTTCAAATGCTAACAAAAAGCGTATGGAGGCCAGTCTCGATGCTTCACTTAAAGCCTTACAATCAGATTATTTAGACCTTTACCTCTACCACTGGCGTGGCGGAACCCCACTTTCCGAAACGGTGTCTGAGTTAGAACGTTTAAAAAGCAAGGGAAAAATCAAAGCTTGGGGAGTCTCTAATTTCGATCTAGAAGATATAGAAGAACTCCTAGCCTTGCCAACAGGCAGTCATTGCCAAGCTAACGAAGTTTTATATCACCTAGGCTCCCGTGGTATCGAATACTGTTTGAAACCCTTTCAGGACCAGCATCATATTCCCACGATTGCTTACTGTCCTTTAGCTCAAGCAGGATCCTTGCAAAGAAAGCTACTCCACAATAAGAGTCTCGCTGATATTGCCCAAGCATTAAATATCAATATTTACCAACTTTTACTGGCTTTCACTCTGGCCCAGCCTAATATGATCTCAATTCCCCGAACAGGACAAGTGACACACATGAAGGAACTCATCGCTGCCCAAGACGTCAAGCTCACCCCTGACATTATGGAACAGCTTAAC
- a CDS encoding CdaR family transcriptional regulator: MIEASVVQDILTRMKKIINQELNFFSTEGVIIASTDPNRIGQVNHEGAQFALDKNQPIVIEFDNQYEGAKQGINLPVDIDNQIVGVIGITGKKEEVAQYGEIIKEMTKVLILNNAARELVYNRRNVHRNIIDYIQNDDQSDAFSVEMLYGINLSSKKYTAIVGLPSDDRLTEQYFEDISNVYLDLELLLGDEDAIFEVRGNMILVLLQLKQPSAASKIIKKIDDVIKKKYNTTLLFGVGMSGQGKNELNRSISQAKTALGWNKTFYQKRELLFSDMEYGLVLHSIADTNKKYFLDKIFTHLSQKDIEDMIPLLDTYETCNGSIKKCAEKLFIHKNTVQYKLNKITEKTGHDPRKLSDFFILKLASILYKMQK; this comes from the coding sequence ATGATTGAGGCTAGTGTCGTCCAGGATATCCTGACTCGTATGAAAAAAATTATCAATCAGGAACTGAACTTCTTTTCGACCGAGGGAGTCATTATTGCCAGCACCGATCCTAACCGTATCGGTCAAGTCAATCATGAAGGGGCGCAGTTTGCTCTTGATAAAAATCAGCCTATCGTCATTGAATTCGATAACCAATACGAGGGGGCTAAACAAGGGATCAACCTACCTGTTGATATTGATAACCAAATCGTTGGCGTTATCGGTATCACTGGCAAAAAAGAAGAGGTCGCTCAATATGGAGAAATTATTAAAGAGATGACCAAAGTTTTAATCCTAAATAACGCCGCTAGGGAGCTTGTTTATAATCGGCGCAATGTCCACCGAAACATTATTGATTATATTCAAAATGATGATCAGAGCGATGCTTTTTCAGTTGAAATGCTTTATGGTATCAATCTGTCGTCTAAAAAATATACAGCTATTGTTGGTTTGCCAAGCGATGACCGTCTCACGGAGCAATATTTTGAGGATATTTCTAATGTTTATCTGGATTTGGAGCTTCTCTTGGGAGATGAAGATGCCATCTTTGAAGTTAGGGGAAATATGATTCTGGTTCTCTTACAGCTCAAACAGCCTTCAGCTGCTTCTAAAATTATTAAAAAGATAGATGACGTTATCAAAAAGAAATATAACACCACCTTATTGTTCGGTGTTGGAATGTCTGGGCAAGGAAAAAATGAATTAAATCGGAGTATCAGCCAAGCCAAAACAGCTCTGGGCTGGAATAAGACGTTTTATCAAAAACGAGAACTTTTATTTAGCGATATGGAATATGGACTGGTTCTGCACAGTATTGCCGATACTAATAAAAAGTATTTTTTAGATAAGATTTTTACCCATCTCTCTCAAAAAGACATTGAAGACATGATACCGCTTTTAGATACCTACGAAACTTGTAACGGCAGTATTAAAAAATGCGCCGAAAAACTATTTATCCACAAAAACACAGTCCAGTATAAACTTAATAAAATTACCGAGAAAACTGGCCATGATCCAAGAAAGCTTTCAGATTTTTTCATTCTAAAGTTAGCTTCTATTCTTTACAAAATGCAAAAATAA
- a CDS encoding GntP family permease, giving the protein MDSGLISLLGVLAALTFLIWGSYKQFPILILGPVASLIVILLSGLPVTKSLTTDYASAFADFAKDNFLIFLPATILGSMLGDCGAAQDIANKIAEWSLKMGNKNAKFWVLMGLSLITAILSFGGVSGFVVIFTIAPICFRIFKELDIPWHFIIAVAVYGGSMWTAILPGSPAIQNLIPMETLGTKPTAAPILGIIAAGVSIIFGAWYIWWMLKRNEKRGEGFEKTGHKMEEASQILALKAMDKKTTTLDFIKALVPSIVLIVAMNVFNVPPYLSLTLGCLACFALYYNKFANFKNTMADGVNSTMKSIMNVASVVGFGGIVAAAPGFDYLVNNLDKIPGPPLIQLAIATNLIAGITGSASGGEAISLNVFAPRFLKQGISADVLHRMVNISCYGLDSLPHNGSVINRLNYTHLTHKEGYYHEFWLGAAFPLLNSVFIAIIASFGIV; this is encoded by the coding sequence ATGGACAGTGGACTAATTAGCTTGTTAGGTGTTCTGGCTGCCTTGACCTTTTTGATCTGGGGATCTTATAAGCAGTTTCCTATTCTGATTTTAGGACCGGTTGCCTCTCTTATCGTTATTCTCTTGTCAGGCTTACCAGTGACAAAGAGTTTAACGACTGACTACGCCTCAGCTTTTGCTGATTTCGCAAAAGACAATTTTTTGATTTTCTTACCAGCAACGATTCTTGGTTCGATGCTCGGAGACTGCGGAGCAGCCCAAGATATTGCTAATAAGATTGCAGAGTGGTCTTTAAAGATGGGCAATAAAAATGCTAAGTTTTGGGTTTTAATGGGGCTTTCTCTCATTACGGCTATTCTCTCATTTGGTGGTGTTAGTGGTTTCGTTGTTATCTTTACCATTGCTCCTATATGTTTCCGTATTTTTAAAGAGTTGGATATTCCTTGGCATTTCATCATTGCTGTTGCGGTTTATGGTGGATCTATGTGGACAGCTATCCTACCAGGTTCGCCTGCCATTCAAAATTTGATTCCGATGGAGACATTAGGAACCAAACCAACGGCGGCACCCATACTTGGTATTATCGCTGCCGGCGTATCCATCATCTTTGGGGCTTGGTATATCTGGTGGATGCTCAAACGCAATGAAAAGCGCGGAGAAGGTTTCGAAAAGACTGGGCATAAAATGGAAGAAGCTTCGCAAATTTTAGCCTTAAAGGCTATGGATAAAAAGACGACAACGCTAGATTTTATCAAAGCACTTGTGCCCTCTATTGTTCTGATTGTCGCTATGAATGTTTTTAATGTCCCTCCTTACCTTTCTTTGACTCTGGGCTGCTTGGCTTGCTTTGCTCTCTACTATAATAAATTTGCTAACTTTAAAAATACCATGGCTGACGGTGTGAACTCAACGATGAAGTCTATCATGAATGTTGCCTCTGTTGTTGGTTTCGGTGGTATTGTTGCTGCGGCACCAGGCTTTGATTATCTGGTTAATAACTTGGACAAAATCCCAGGACCGCCGCTGATTCAATTAGCGATTGCGACGAACTTAATTGCTGGTATTACAGGTTCTGCTTCGGGTGGTGAAGCTATTTCGCTCAATGTCTTTGCACCGCGTTTCTTAAAACAAGGTATCAGCGCAGATGTTTTGCACCGTATGGTTAATATCTCTTGTTACGGTTTGGATTCTCTGCCCCACAACGGTTCGGTTATCAACCGTCTCAACTATACTCACTTAACTCATAAAGAAGGCTACTATCATGAATTTTGGCTGGGAGCTGCTTTCCCTCTGTTGAATTCAGTTTTCATTGCTATTATCGCCTCGTTTGGTATTGTTTAA
- a CDS encoding enolase C-terminal domain-like protein, whose product MGKAPKVIEMAVYPVAGHDSPLLTLSGCHAPYFTRNIVVLKDDSGNLGIGEIHGGEHITKQIESYKPFVLGERVSEYRKVLTNIRRSRERAAQDTGEGLQQLNISNLKFVVQSEAAVECAMLDLLGKFLELPVAALLGEGGIQRDEVEFLGYLFYSADSSKIDLPYEKGDGSDSWESLRRTEMMTPEAIVKQARVLKDKYGFNNFKLKGGVLAGAEEMKAVDALKAAFPDARINIDPNGAWTLEEAVTLTQDRKNVLTYIEDPCGPEQGFSSREIMAEYRDATGIPVATNMIATNWRQFHHAAALRSVNIVLADPHFWTLNGSVRMAYLLNEWGMTWGSHSNNHFDITLATFVQVAAAAPGKIAPVDTHWIWQDGESLLKEPLSFIDGKIKLPDKPGLGVEIDLDKLGKQNELYHQMAFKDRDDTIAMQYLEKDWQFDPNRPVFCH is encoded by the coding sequence ATGGGTAAAGCACCGAAAGTCATTGAAATGGCTGTTTATCCTGTTGCTGGTCATGACAGTCCCTTGCTAACGTTAAGTGGCTGTCACGCTCCTTACTTTACAAGAAATATTGTTGTTTTAAAAGACGATAGCGGTAATCTTGGTATCGGAGAAATACACGGCGGAGAGCATATTACCAAGCAGATTGAGAGCTATAAGCCCTTTGTTCTTGGTGAACGGGTCAGTGAATACCGCAAGGTTCTGACCAATATTCGCAGGAGCCGTGAGAGAGCGGCCCAAGATACTGGTGAGGGTCTGCAGCAGTTAAATATTTCCAATTTAAAATTTGTTGTTCAGTCTGAAGCAGCTGTTGAATGTGCCATGCTGGATCTGCTTGGGAAGTTCTTAGAGCTGCCTGTTGCTGCCCTTTTGGGTGAAGGTGGTATTCAACGTGATGAGGTTGAGTTCTTAGGTTATCTCTTTTACTCGGCAGATTCTTCCAAGATTGATTTACCCTATGAAAAGGGTGATGGCAGCGACAGCTGGGAGTCTTTGCGCCGAACGGAAATGATGACACCTGAGGCGATTGTCAAACAGGCGCGCGTGCTCAAAGACAAATATGGTTTTAATAATTTTAAATTAAAGGGCGGTGTTTTAGCCGGTGCAGAAGAAATGAAGGCGGTTGACGCTTTGAAGGCTGCTTTTCCGGATGCTCGCATCAACATTGATCCTAACGGAGCCTGGACGCTGGAAGAAGCGGTTACTCTGACACAAGACCGTAAAAATGTGCTGACTTATATTGAGGATCCTTGCGGTCCGGAACAGGGCTTCTCCAGTCGGGAAATCATGGCAGAATACCGCGATGCCACGGGAATTCCTGTGGCGACCAATATGATTGCGACCAACTGGCGGCAATTTCACCATGCTGCGGCTCTGCGCAGCGTCAATATTGTTTTAGCCGACCCGCATTTTTGGACTCTAAATGGCAGTGTTCGCATGGCTTATCTCTTGAATGAATGGGGGATGACTTGGGGCTCGCATTCCAATAATCATTTTGACATTACCCTTGCGACTTTTGTACAGGTTGCGGCTGCAGCTCCAGGCAAGATTGCTCCGGTCGATACCCACTGGATCTGGCAGGACGGTGAGTCCTTGCTTAAAGAACCGCTCAGCTTTATTGATGGGAAAATCAAGCTTCCGGATAAACCCGGCTTAGGTGTTGAGATTGATTTGGATAAATTAGGGAAGCAAAATGAACTTTACCATCAAATGGCATTTAAAGATCGTGATGATACGATTGCTATGCAGTATTTAGAAAAAGATTGGCAGTTCGATCCTAATCGGCCGGTCTTCTGTCACTGA